Below is a window of Longimicrobiales bacterium DNA.
GCCGACCCACAGGATTGAGATTCTCCTCGACGCGGTCGCCCGCACGCGGCTCGACGACCATCAGGATGCCGTCCGGCGCCAGGGCCTGCCTGGCATGCATCGCAGCTCCCACCGGATCGCCGAGATCGTGCAGGCAGTCGAACATCGTGATGAGGTCATAGCCGCGCCCCGGAAAGTCCTTGGCGGTCGTGCGCTCGAACGTCACGCGATCGGCCACGCCGGCGGCACGGGCATCCGCATTCGCTGCGTCGATCGATCCTTCGTGATAGTCGAACCCGAAGAACCGCGACTCCGGGAACGCTTCGGCCATCAGCCTCGTGGAGATGCCGTAGCCACAGCCGACATCCGCCACCCGTGCGCCCGCCCGCAGCTTCTCCTCCGCGCCTTCGAGCGCCGGCAGCCAGCCGCTGACCAGGTTTGCGCGGTACCCCGGCTCGAAGAACCGTGCTGTCGAGCACGACAGGTTCGGGTCGTGATCGTGCCAGCGAATCCCCGCGCCTGTGCGGAACGACTCTTCGACCTGCTCACTGCGCGCGCCCATGATCATCGCCTGCTCGAAGCCGACGATCAGGTATGCGGGGCTGCTCCTGTCCGCGAACACCAGCGCCTGTTCCGGCGTGAGCGTGTAGCGATCGGTGTCGGCATCGTACGCGACGTATCCTGCTGCGGCCTGCGCCCTCACCCATTCGCGCACGTACCGCTCGGTGGTGCCGGTACGATCGGCCAGCTCCGCCGTCGTGACGAATCCATCCGCCAGTGCCTCGAAAAGGCCCAGCCGGCTGCCGAGAATCATCAGCGGCGCCTGCACCGCCGCACCAATATCGACGAGCGTACGCCCAAGCAGCTCATTCAGCGTGTCGTGATTCACCGTAGCGACTTCAGCTGTGGCTTCCATTATCCCTCCGTTGTCCCGCGTGTACCGGGGCGCAGCAGTGCGACCCGGGAAGTCATCATCGACTCCTGCGGACAAGTCTGCTGTCGGGCTGTTTCGGGAGGGTTTCAGATGCGTGTCAGACGTCTGTCACGCCGAACGTGCGCGCGGCCACGCGCGCGAGATCGACGCGGGACTTGAGCGCTGGCGGGGGCCAGCGGCAATCAGTCCCGCGTCTCCTCGGTGAGGAACCGGAGCGCCTCGCGCATCCAGTAGTCGAACGCGGGCTCGTGCTCGAGGATGAGGTGGTTCTCGCTCTCCAGCAGCACGAAGCGCGCGCCGGGTATCCCCATGGCCAGCTCGCGGCCCTTTTCGAAGTGGATGCGCGCGTCACCGCGACTGTGCAGCACGAGCGTCGGTGCGCGCACGTCCGCGAGACGAGCGCGCACATCGATGTACGCGAATGTTTCCATGAACCGCGCCGCCATTGCCGGCGATACGGTCCGTCGCTGCAGCTCGTTGAACCACTCGATTTCCGCCGCGTTGCCACCGGGTATGAACGTCTGCGTGAACATCTGCCGATACGCCGGCGTGTCCTCGCCCCAGCCATGGCGCACGATCTCGATGCTGGCATCGCGTCGTGCGATCTCCGCGGGGCCGAAGCTCGGATCCGCGCGCCAGCCGGCCGCGTAGCCGCCGTGCAGGATGAGTCCGGAGACGCGCTCGGGGTGACGCGCTGCGTACTCGATGCAGACCGCGCAGCCCTGCGAGATGCCGAGCAGGGGAAACCGATCGAGCCCGCACGCGTCCACGATGCACTCCAGGTCGAGGACCCAGGCGTCGAGCGACATGTCCACGGGATCGCGGTCGGACAGGCCACTGCCGCGCTCATCGTATCGGATGAAGGTCCGGCGTGCGGCGAGCTCGCGGAACAGGCGGCGCCAGACGGGACTCTCCCAGTCGAACTCCAGGTGGTTGAGCCAGTTGGCGGCCTTCACGAGCGGCGGTCCGCTGCCGACCGTCGCGTAGGCGAGGCGCACGCCGTCGGCGCTGGCGGCGAAGCGGATGTCCTGGCTGGGCTCGCTGCCCTGAACGACCTGAGACCCGTGCGGCACCTCGAGTGCGTACGCGCTCGCGCCACCTGCGGGTGCAGCCGGCGGCGGCGCGGCATGCTGGATGATCTTCCGCTCCATCTCGCGCAACGCCGGCGATGGGTCGAGGCCGAGCTCCGTGCTGAGCAGTCGCCTGTAGTCCTGGAAGACGGTGAGCGCATCGTGCTGACGACCGGCCTGATAGAGAGCCTGCATGGCCAGCGCGCGATGCCGCTCGCTCAGCGGATCGGCCAGGATGAGCTCCTCGGCCGCTGCCACCGCCTCGTCGGTCCTGCCGACCGCCAGCAGACATTCGACGCGGCGCTCCTGCACGCTGTTCCGCTGCTGGCTCAGGCGCGCAGCCTCGCCGAGAAAGTGAGGCAGGTCACGAAACTCGACATATGCCTCATCGCGCCACAGCGCCAGCGCGTCTTCGGCCAGCGCCAGAGCACGCTCCGGTGCCGGTACGGACCGGGCGCGACTCACCAGCTGCTCGAACACCGTGACATCGAGCTGGTCCGGTTTGGGCGTCAGACGGTAGCCGGGCACATCCCCGCGCACGAGGAGCCCGTCGGCCCCGGCTTCCGTCAGCAGGGCACGCAGGCGCGAGATCTGGGTGCGGAGCGCGCCGGCCGGATCGTCCGGAAGCTGCTCCCCCCAGAGCACATCGACGAGGCGATCCGCGGACACGACCCGGGGCGCGTGCAGGACGAGAGTGGCGAGCAGGAGCCGCTGTTTGGCGCCGTTCGGCACCAGAACGCGACCGTCATCGGTGTGAACCTCTACAGGTCCCAGCACCCGGAACTGAATGGCGACCTCGGAGGGTTGCGGCGCGGAAGGCTGCAGCGGCGCCGTTAAGGTTGTGGTTCCAGGTCGGAGGATGCCGCCGGCGGCCGTGTCCTGTCAATGGAACGTCAGGCCGGACGATGTCCTTGACGCAGACTGCGCAGTGGCCGTACCTCTACGGTTCAGTGGCATTGATCTGCAGCAGGGCTGACCTCCACATGGAAGCCTGATGGCAGCACCCGAAAGCGTTCCTTCACGTCTCGTGGCCGGCATCGGTCTCTTCGTGCTGCTCGGCACTCCGCTCGTCGCCTATCTCTGGGATACCCTGAACCGTCTTTTTGCCGGCATCGTCGAGCCCGTCCGGCTCCTCATCGCCGTTCCGGCGGCCATCCTCTTCTATCTGCTCCTGCGCGCCATGGCCCGCGCCGTCCAGGCCTGGCAGTCGGGGAGCACGCGGAGCGAAGGGACGAACTGATGATGGAGCCACGCGACGACGCCGGCCGTGTGCCGCCGACGGGGTCCACCGATCCGCACGACACGGAGC
It encodes the following:
- a CDS encoding class I SAM-dependent methyltransferase, encoding MEATAEVATVNHDTLNELLGRTLVDIGAAVQAPLMILGSRLGLFEALADGFVTTAELADRTGTTERYVREWVRAQAAAGYVAYDADTDRYTLTPEQALVFADRSSPAYLIVGFEQAMIMGARSEQVEESFRTGAGIRWHDHDPNLSCSTARFFEPGYRANLVSGWLPALEGAEEKLRAGARVADVGCGYGISTRLMAEAFPESRFFGFDYHEGSIDAANADARAAGVADRVTFERTTAKDFPGRGYDLITMFDCLHDLGDPVGAAMHARQALAPDGILMVVEPRAGDRVEENLNPVGRLYYAASTLICTPTSLSQEVGLALGAQAGEAAIRAVLAEAGFTRFRRAAETPFNLVFEARI
- a CDS encoding alpha/beta fold hydrolase — translated: MLGPVEVHTDDGRVLVPNGAKQRLLLATLVLHAPRVVSADRLVDVLWGEQLPDDPAGALRTQISRLRALLTEAGADGLLVRGDVPGYRLTPKPDQLDVTVFEQLVSRARSVPAPERALALAEDALALWRDEAYVEFRDLPHFLGEAARLSQQRNSVQERRVECLLAVGRTDEAVAAAEELILADPLSERHRALAMQALYQAGRQHDALTVFQDYRRLLSTELGLDPSPALREMERKIIQHAAPPPAAPAGGASAYALEVPHGSQVVQGSEPSQDIRFAASADGVRLAYATVGSGPPLVKAANWLNHLEFDWESPVWRRLFRELAARRTFIRYDERGSGLSDRDPVDMSLDAWVLDLECIVDACGLDRFPLLGISQGCAVCIEYAARHPERVSGLILHGGYAAGWRADPSFGPAEIARRDASIEIVRHGWGEDTPAYRQMFTQTFIPGGNAAEIEWFNELQRRTVSPAMAARFMETFAYIDVRARLADVRAPTLVLHSRGDARIHFEKGRELAMGIPGARFVLLESENHLILEHEPAFDYWMREALRFLTEETRD